The genomic window TTGCCCACAAGGAGCGGAAGCGGAAACGACGTCTCCGCAAAACGGTAATTCTCACCCCTGTAGAGGCCAAAAGGATTAAGAGTTTACTCCCCTACGCATGAAGAGGTGAATATCCATGGCACGAGTAAAGACGAATGTAGCGTCTCGCGAACGGAAGAAGAAAATTATGAAAATGGCCAAAGGGTACCGGGGCGCTCGCTCTCGAGCCTATCGGAGGGCAAAAGAGCAGGTTATTCGGTCCTTGGCCTATGCATATCGCGATCGGCGGAATCGGAAAAGGGATTTCCGGAGGCTCTGGATTCTCCGCATCAATGCGGCGGTACGTAACGAGGGCTTGAGTTACAGCCAGTTCATGGGGGCGCTCAGAAAAGCGGGTGTTCTCGTGAACCGGAAGAATCTCGCCCAGCTCTCCATCGAAAATCCTGAAGCTTTCCAGAGAATTGTCGAAATTGCCAAAGCGCATTTGTGATTCCCCTTAAGGTGGATGCGATGATTGAGGAGATAGAGCAGTACTTTCGTGATTTCACCCAGGAACTTGCCCAGGTTACGACGCGGGATGAGCTGAACAGAGTAAAGGGAAAATACGCGGGTCGTAGGAGCAAATTTCCCTTTTTCCTCGAGCGCTTGAAGAGCCTCCCCCTTGAGGAGCGAAAGGTTGTGGGGAAAAGGCTCAACGAGGTGAAGGCAACCATTGAGATACTCCTCAAGGAGAAAGAAGCCGCGCTCCTTAAGGAGGAGAAAAAGAAAGATGTTCCCGACATTAGCCTTCCGGGAAGAAGGGAACCTCTTGGGGCCTTTCATCCCCTTCGTATTGTCATGGACGAAATCATCGCCATCTTTCGCTCTCTGGGATTTCGAGTTGAGGAAGGACCGGAGATTGAGACTGATTTCTTCAACTT from Candidatus Caldatribacterium sp. includes these protein-coding regions:
- the rpmI gene encoding 50S ribosomal protein L35; translated protein: MPKMKTHRGAAKRFKITAHGKIKRSQAGKSHLLAHKERKRKRRLRKTVILTPVEAKRIKSLLPYA
- the rplT gene encoding 50S ribosomal protein L20: MARVKTNVASRERKKKIMKMAKGYRGARSRAYRRAKEQVIRSLAYAYRDRRNRKRDFRRLWILRINAAVRNEGLSYSQFMGALRKAGVLVNRKNLAQLSIENPEAFQRIVEIAKAHL